The genomic stretch AGGCGGCGGCCGCGGAGCCGGCGATGGAGGAGAGCGCGATCTTCGACGCCGTCGTCGACATCGTGGTCTCCGGCGAGTACGACTACTACATCTACGATCTCGTCCCCCTCGGCCACGCCCTCTACTATCTGTCGATGGCGAAGATCTACGACGAGTGGATCAGCAAGATCACCAAGCTTCGGGAGGAGATGCGCGAGTACGAGAAGGTGGCTTCGGTCATGAAGCGGCAGAAGGTGCTCGAGGAGGACCAGATCCTCGGCGAGCTGCAGTACATCAAAGGTCGCATCAGCACCTCGGCCCAGATCCTTACTGACCGCCAGAAGACGGCTTTCTTCTTCGTGATCATTCCCGAAGAGATGGCCATCCTGGACACGCGGAAGGCGGCCGAGCTGTTCGCGAAGTTCGACGTGCCCATCGCAGGCTACGTCGTGAATCGCGTGGTGCCGGAGCATCTCTTGCGTGGGGAAATCCCCGCGTATCTGCGCAACCGCATCGGCATGCAAAAGGGGTATCTCGACGGCATTCGCACCGGGTTCGGGTCGCAGGTGCTGGCAGAAGTCCCGGAGATGGAACGCGACGTGACGGGGCTCGCAATGATCGATCGGCTGGCGGGCATGATGTATGGCGACTGACCCTGGGAATGTCCGCGAGGCGACGGCGCCGCTCATCGCGGAGTCGATGGCGGCATTTCTGACGCGCAATCCGGTGAAATACGTGTTCTTCGGTGGGAAAGGTGGCGTCGGGAAGACGGCGATGGCGGGCGCCCTCGCGCTCTGGCTCGCGGCGAGCGGCAAGCGGACGATGCTCTGCTCCACGAATCCCGTCCATTCTCTGTCCAGCCTCCTCGGCCAGGACGTCTTCGGTCGGCCCAGCCTGGTCGAGGGTTCGGAGAACCTCTGGGCGTATGAGATCGACACGAAGGAGACCATCGAACGTTCGAAGACGGAGATCAAAGAGAAGATCCAGTGGTTCCTGAAATTCGCGGAGATCTCGACGCGCGCGGATGAGTTCGTGGAGTCCGCCACGATGAACCCTGCCTTCGAAGAATCCGCAATGTTCGAAAACATGATCGACCTCATGTTTCGCGACGAATACGATGCCTATGTGTTCGATACGGCCCCGACCGCCAATGCACGGCGCCTACTGGGAATGTCGAAGGTCTATACGCTGTGGGTCGACAAGATGCTGCGTTCGCGTGAGGAGGCGCGCAGCCTCCGGGAGATGCTCTCGTTCACCAAGAAGAAGGAGGAGGACCCGCTCCTCGAGTATCTCCTCGGCTTTCGGGACAGGATGGCGCATGCGCGGGCCCTGTTGACCGACCCGGCGAAGACCGCGTTCTTCTTTGTGACGTTGCCCGAGGCCCTGCCCATCGCCGTCATTACGCGGTTCATCGGATGGTTCGAGGAATTCGGCATTCCAGTCGGCGGCGTGGTCGTCAACATGCTCATCGACGGCGCGTCCGTATCCGCTGACGCGGCGGAATTCGTGCGGAATCGCGTCGCGATGCAGAATGAGCACATGGAGACGATCGCCGAGAAGTTCGGGGACTCTGTTCGGGCAGTCGTTCCGTTGTTTGAGACTGAGGTGCGCGGGATCGCTATGCTCGGCCGACTCTCCCAGTCCCTGATGGCTCACGACTAGCCACCTGGCCCAGCCGCGCCGATGACGATCTGGGCATTCGTGTCCGACATCCACGGGAACGCGAAGGCGCTGCGTCGCGCAGACGCGTGGTGTGCGGACCACCGCGTGGAACGGATCGCGTGTCTTGGCGACGTTATCGGCCGCGGTGACCCGGAGAGCTGCGTGGAATGGGTCATCGACCGCGCGGACATTGCCGTTGTTGGCAACCGCGACCGAGATTATCTGGGGCGCGTTCGGCCTGAGCTGCAGGCGGTGGTGCAGTCGTGGCCGAACGAGGCCAGCGCGGCCGACTTTGTCGTGTCTCACGGTGACCCGCGGCTCCACCGTACCCTCAACACGCGCGCGATCGGCGATGGGTTTCGTCGCGCGGTCACGGCCATGGAGGAGCGCGGCGCGCGCCTGTGGTTTTTCGGCCATACCCACCACGCACGCGTGTGGCGCGTCGACGGAGCAGCCGTTCAGCAGATTGCCGAATGCCGCGTCGAGCTGCGACTCGGCGCCCTGTACGTGGTGAACGTCGGCTGTGTAGGGCTCCCGCTTCCGGGAAAGGGACCGCCGTCGATCGTGCGCTACGACGACGTGGCCGGGGATGTCTGGCTCGTTGGGATGGGGCGGTGACCCATTCTGGCCCGAAAAGTCGACTGCTATACTCGTGGTGCGACTCTGAATGGGTGTGAGACGGTGAAGGAACCGACGTCTGTCTATCTCGACCACGCCGCGACGACGGCCGTGGACACCCGAGTGCTCGAGGCGATGCTGCCCTACTTCGTTGAGCGATATGGAAACCCCTCGGGCTCCTACGCCCTCGCTCGCGACTCCCGACGGGCCATCGACCGTGCGCGCGACACGTGCGCGTCGCTTCTGGGCTGTCGAGCCGCGGAAGTCGTGTTCACGAGCTGCGGCAGCGAGAGCAACAACCTGGCGATTAAGGGGGTCGCCTTCGCCACGCGCGAACGCGGCCGCCACATCATCACGTCGGCCGTGGAGCACCACGCCGTCCTCCACACGTGTGAATACCTCGAGCGATATTTCGGATACGAAATCACCTACGTCCCCGTCGACGGATACGGGCGCGTGGACCCGGACGCGGTTGGACGCGCCATTCGGCCGGACACCGTTCTGGTCTCCGTGATGCTAGCCAACAACGAAATCGGGACCATTGAGCCGATAGCCGAGATCGCGGCCGTGGCGCACCAGTCGAGGGTGCCCGTCCACACGGACGCCGTTCAGGGAGCTGCCAGTCTCGACTTGAACGTCGACCGGCTTGGTGTCGATCTCCTATCCCTCTCCGCGCACAAGTTCCAGGGACCCAAGGGCGCCGGGCTGCTGTTCATCCGTCGCGGCACACCGATCCTTCCCCAACAGCAGGGGGGAGGGCAGGAGCGGGGCCTGCGCTCGGGCACCGAGAACACGGCGGGCATCGTGGGGATCGCCACGGCGCTCGAGCTCGCGCAGGAAGGACGCGTCGCGTACGCCAGCCACTGTCAGGTGCTCCGCGACGCGCTCATCGAGGGTGTTCGGCGCAACGTCGACGACGTCGTGGTCACTGGCCACCCGACGGAAAGGCTTGCAAACAACGCGAGCTTCGCGTTCCGTGGCGCCGATGCGGAGGCGATCCTCATGGCGCTTGACGCCGAGGGGATCGCGGCATCCGCGGGAAGCGCGTGCACGTCCGGTACCCTTGAAGTGTCGCACGTCCTAAAGGCGATCGATCTGGACGACGAGCTGGGGGGCGGAAGTCTTCGGCTTACGCTCGGGATGGAGAACACGATGGACGATGTGAACCGCGTCGTGTCCGTGCTCCCTGGAGTGATCGATCGAGCCCGCGCCGCTCGCCGGATGTCGGTGGGCTGACGAGGAGCCCGTTCAAGGGCCCGCCCCCTCCGATAGGCCTGTCTTGCGCGAAGCCGAAGGGCTCGGGGCGAGCGGACGAGGACAGGCGGAGGCGCCTGTCATGCTGCGCGAAGCCGAAGGGATCCGGGCGAGCGGACGAGGACAAGCGGAGGCGCCTGTCATGCTGCGCGAAGCGAAGCATCTGTGGCTTGCGAGAACCTTCAGGCTGACGGACGGAGGCGGCGCGGAAGCCTCGAACGGAGCCGGTGGCGCGGGCTAGCTTCCCCGGTCGTCGTCCGGATCGATTCCGGCCGCTTTCTGGATGGCGGCGACGAAGCTCTGCTCGGGCACAGCGCCGACGAACGTAACCTTGTCGTTGATGATCGTCTTGGGAACTCCGGTCACGTTGTATTCGCGAGACAGCTCGGGAAATTCATTCGCCTCGATCACGTCCGCGGTCACGTGGTCGAACTCGATCGCCATCTGGTGGGCCAAACTGGCCACTCTCGGACAGTGCGGTCAGGTGGGTGTGACAAATACCTGCAGGTGGATCGGCTCGTCGATGGCCGCCAGGGCGTCGCGTGTCGCCTGGGAAAGTGCGGTCTGGTGCTTCGACACGGCCTGGATGTCCTGAATCAGCGTCGAGAATTCGTAGCCCGCGGGGGCTCCGAAGTAGCGGACGCGCCCTTCGTCGCCCGAGGCGACCAGTAGCGCTGGCACGCGCGTTATGCCGTACCGTTCGGCGACTTCCCGCTCCCGCTCGAGATTGTGAATCTCCAGCGTCAGCTTGTCCGACAGGCTGGCGATCTCTTCGATGAGCTGCTGCACATCCTTGCAGGTTTCGCACGACGGACGTCCAGGGATAAACAGCGGCGACGGAGGGATGGTGAAAAGGATCAGCCGCACAGGATTGCCGAGGTTCTCCTCGAACATCTTCGCGATGCTCGCTCGATCTTTGTCGCTGATGAAAGCCATCGCTCCTCCGTCCCGGCAATTCTAGCAGGATTGAGATTCGGTAGGCCTCGGCCCGATGAAAATTCGGACGTCTCGACTGCCGAGCCGCCGAGGGCCTGCCGCAGATACGACGACGGTATCTCCCCAGCGGACGAGATGTGGCCCGAGTCGGTCTCGCCATTGCGCCCGGGCAGTTATGGAAAAGCAGGCGCCCGGCGCCAGCGGGCGGCCGAGCCGCGGGTCGTCGCGGGCGCGAACCGAACCGGGGCCCGGGAAATCATCGCCGATCCCCTGGCCGCGAATGACCACGCCGGTTCGAATCCCGCCCGCGCTCGCGGCCTCCCCTGCTGCCTGAACCTCACGAATCGTCCGGTCGCTGCGTACCCGGTCGAAGGCGCGATACCACGCGTCGGCGCACGCGGTCGCCCCGTCCATCCAGCTCGGTGGGGGCGGCGCGACGGCTGCCATCTGAACGCCTCGGGAGCGGTAGCCAAGGTAGCGGCCTTCCGCTCGGACCACGAGCGTGCTGTCCTCCCCGGCGGTACGTCCGATCGGGATAGGCGACGACGCGCCGACGTCCGTCCAGCCCCGGAGCGCTACCTCGATCGTCGTCGTGAGATCGCCGCCGGCTTCGATGGCCGCCTGTACCGCCCGCGCGGCGATCTCACGATCCGAGGCGCCGCGTGCGAGATGGGCGCACGCGGCAATGAGGGCCGCATCGGAGACGGCGGCGGCCCGCTCGAGGGCGTGGATCTCCTCCGGGCTCTTGATGAAGCGCGCCTCCTCCATGAGGCCGGTCGCGCCAACCCAGCGGGCATGCGAAAAGACCTCGCGGAGCGTCACGAGGGTCTGGTAATTGAATCGGCCATCGGGTTCGCCCACCGTTGGATCGAGCCCGACGATGCCGATGATCTTTCGGTCGGCTTCGAGCTCTTCCAGGCGTTCGACGATGCCGGCGATCCATCGTCGGCTCACCACCCGGATGTCCGGCGTCCAGGCGATTGCTGCGCTGCCCACGCGACCTCTACTGGTCAGCGCCGTGACCGGGCCATCCGGCGCGACGATCGCCGGGCCAATGTCGAAAGCCATCTGTGTCAGGTATCGGCTATCGTCTTCGGTGGGAACGATCAACACGTCGATTCCAGCCTCCGCCATGAGCGTGCGCACCGTCTGCCATCGACGATCGCGCTCGGCGAGCGTGAATCCCTCGACCTGGTAGTCGCCCAAACCCGCTAGGTCCATATGTGGCGCTATTATCCGAGCGCACAGCCGTCGCGCGCTATCGACCCCCATGCAAACGTTTGGACCCATCCACGGATGCAGCGCTTCGTAATCCTTGGCCTCGTGTGCCTCGCGACCCTTGTCGGGAGTAGCCCGGATCTGACCGGTGTGCGCATCGCCCAACTGGCGGCGCCGTATCGCTGGGGAGCCGTCGGCTGGGAGGCCGAACATCTCGCCGAGGGCGCGGGAGAGATCGCCAATCAGCTCTTTCATCCCTCCGACGATCAGTCCGTCGTCGCGGACGTTCGTGCCCTGCTCCAGAGTGCCCGGGCGGGACCGGTGGGCGGCGATCGTCGCGTGTCTTCGCTCGTAGCCGGCGTCGTCGCTTTCGAGCTGCGCCGCCACGGCGCGCCGTCACTTGGCCGTGTCGTCGTGCCGCCAGTCACCCTCGCCCTGACCCAGCCGCTCCAACTGCTCGTGGTCTCGCCGCGCGATGAGATTCGCGAAAGCTACTGGGCCCTCCTCGAGGGCGGTACGCCGTCCACCGTCGCGCCCGTCCTCGAGAAGGCCGTCGAAGACCTCGGGGTGTCGGCGCTGGTGGTAGACCGCATTGCCATCGCCACCTATCCGACCCTGATTCCGGTCGATACGTCCCCGGCTGCCATCCTCCAGACGGCTGCGCACGAGTGGACGCACACGGCGCTCTTCTTCACCAGGCTCGGTCAGGCGTATGGCTCCTCGCCAAGCGCTCGGGCCATCAATGAGACGACGGCAGATATCGTTGGTGCCGAGATCGGCGATGCCCTTGATCGGAACGCCGGCATCGGGACCAAGACGGAGGAGTCGCAAGCCAGAGATCGCGCCTTCACTGCGCGCATGCGAGCGATCCGCCAAAGAGTCGATGTCCTCCTCGCGGAGCACGAGGTGGACCGAGCGGAGGCGTATATGGAGGAGCAGCGGCTCCTTCTGGTGAGCCAGGGGTATCGGATTCGCCGTCTCAACCAGGCGTACTTCGCGTTTTTCGGCAACTACGCGGAGGGGCCGTCCGCAACGACCGAGATCGTCGACTCCGTGCGCGCCATCCGAGATCGCAGCGGGACCCTCGCGGATTTTTTGGGCGAGGTGGGGCAGGTCACAACCATCGAAGAGCTTCGCGGCCTCGTTGCCCGCAAGGCGGCGCGATGAGCCCGCTGCGCGCGCGGGACCTGCCGTCCGCTTACCGTCGGGCGATCAGGACCGTCTTGAAGGCGTAATACGCGAGAACAACGCTGAGGAGAAGCCCGATCGGGCCGTCGGTCCAGCCGGCGAGCACGACGTACCGGCGCCAGAACTCGCGGATCGGCGCCGCGACGAGAGCGCGCACACGCGGGCGGGCGCCGGCGGTCCGCAGCGATTCCGCCTCCAGCTCCGCGTAACGGCGCTGCTTGTGGATGATTTGTCCGATCGAGGTGTAGTTGAGGTGAAGGAGCGGCTCGTCGAGGTAGTCGGACGGGCCGTTCAGCAGCACCGTCTCGTGGACAGCGCGGGCTGGGTCGTACGTCGCGGCGCCGCGTCGCAGCAGGCGGAGCTGGTAGTCCGGCCACCACCCGCCGCCGCGGACCAGTCTGCCGAGAATGACGTTGTGTCTCGGTATCCAGTAGCCAGTGGGCTGGGGCTCATTGGTCGACAAACCGCGACCAGAGGTGGCCTCTCTGATCTCCGCGGCCAGCGCGCTCGAGACGCGCTCGTCCGCATCGACGAAGAAGACCCAGGTCCCCGAGGCCAGCGCGAGCGCGCGGTTTCGGAAGTCGGAGAATGAGCGAAACGGAGCCTGTTCGACTCGATCGGCGAGGGGGGTAGCCACCGCCATCGATTCGTCCGTCGTGGCCGCGTCGACGAGGACCAGCACTTCGTCTGCCCATCGGAGGCCCGGAAGTCCCTCGCGAAGGTTCTTCGCTTCGTTGCGAGCGATGACGCACGCAGTGATGGACGGGTGGGGCGCGTCGGTTGCTCGGCCGCTCATCGCACCTGGTGGAGCGTACGCTCAATTCCAGCGATGCGCGCATCCCGGTCTGCGTCGGTGGCCGAAGTCCGGTCGCGCCGCAGCTGGCGCCGCACGTGGGCGAGGCCCAGGGTGGTGATGAACCGAGCGGCCGCCCGGAACATCGGCGAACGGTGCTTGCGATGGAGCCGGGCGCGGCTGGCGTACAGATGGACGATGCTGTCCGCCCGAGCGCGCGCGGCGCTGCGTCCGCCGTGATGGACGACCGCCGCGTCGGGAACGTGCGCGACAACCCATCCGCGCTTCTTCGCCCGGACGCACCAGTCGACCTCCTCGCAGTAAAGGAAGAACGCCTCATCGAGGGGCCCGACATCGTCCCATGCGGCGCGTCGGATCAGCATGCAGGCGCCGAGCGGGTGGTCGACCCGAATTGGGCGGCCGTCAGTCGAGGCGAGCCGCCCGTTCAGGCGCGTGCGCAGAAGGCGCGCCGGACGGGGAAAGAACTCGAGCCACGTCATGAGGAGGGTTGGGTAGGTGAAAGCGGAATCCTGCGGCGAGCCGTCCGGGAAAAGAAACTGGGGTCCGGCTGCCGCCACCGTTGGGCAGCGCCGCGTCAGCGCGACGAGTCGTGGCAGCGCGCCGTGGAGGAGCTCCGCGTCGGGGTTGAGGAGCAGGAGGAATTCACCCGTGGCGCGGGGCGCGGCAACGTTGACCGCCGCGGCGAACCCGCGGTTCGCGGGCAGGGTAATGACGCTTGTGGCAAGAGAGAAGCGGCGCGCTTCCGCGACGGTCGCGTCCGTCGACGCGTTGTCTACCACCAGCGTCTCGACGGGCATGCCCGCATGCGCGCGAATGGAGGCCAGGCAGCGACCGACGTAACCTTCGGATTGATACGTCACGACAATGACTGAGACGGTCGGCCGCTCCTCGACCCGCGGATCGGAAGGGTCCCTCACAATCGGCGATGGTAGCAAGGGGGAGATGCTAGAATCCAGCGGATCTGCTCGATGTTGATTGATACGCATGCCCATCTGAGCGCACCCGAGTTCGTTGACGACCTGCCGACGGTTCTTGCGAGCGCACAGTTGGCGGGCGTTGCGCGCATCATCTGCGTTGGCTATGACGTGGCGACGAGCCGTCGAGCGATCGAACTCGCCGAAGCCGACCCACGAATCTTCGCGACGGTGGGTGTACACCCAAACTCGGTGGCCGGCGAACGGTCTGACTGGCAGCGCACCGTCGAGAAGCTCGCTCAACACGAACGCGTCGTCGCCATCGGAGAAACGGGCTTGGATTACTACCGGACGTTCACACCTGTCGCGGCGCAGCAAGCGGCCCTGCGGTGGCACCTCGATCTGGCGTCGACGATGGCCCTCCCCATCGTAATCCACAACCGAGAATCCGACGAAGATTTGACGAGATCGCTCCTCGATTGGGCGCACGCGCAACCACTCCCGCGGCAACGGGGTGTTCTCCACTCCTTCTGCGGGAGTCGAACCATGATGCAATCCTGTGTCGACGCGGGATTCGCCGTCTCGTTTTCGGGAATGGTGACTTTCCAGAATAAGTCGCTGGCGTTCATGGCGGACCTGGTGCGCGAAGCCCCGGCTGAGGCGCTGCTGGTCGAGACCGATTCGCCCTACCTGGCGCCCGCGCCGTATCGCGGACAGCGAAACGAACCGGCTCGCGTCCGGGAAGTTGCGGAGCGGGTGGCCGCGATACGCTCTGTGCCCTTGGCCGAGATCGAGGAGGGAACGACGCGGAACGCGCGTCGCATCTTCGCCCGGATCGGTGCGGCCGCAATTGCATAGCTCTGCGCTTCGACTGTTCACGCCGATCGAAGCGGACCTCCTGGCGGTGGAGGAGCGCATCGAGCGGGTCACGGACATCGAGCCGCCGATCCTCCGCGACGCTCTTCGGCACGTCATGCTGGCGCCCGGCAAGCGGATTCGGCCCGCACTCACCATTGCCTGTGGGCGTCTCTTTCGCGACGCGACGGCGAGCCTCCATTCGATGGCAGCGGCGGTGGAGTATCTCCATACGGCCACGCTGATCCACGACGACGTGGTCGACCAGCCGAGCTTGCGACGCGGCGCCCCAGCGCTCTACAGCCTCGTGGGCAACTCGGTTGCCTTGCTGGCTGGCGACTACCTCTTCGCCCAGGCGGCGGCGACGGCGAGCGAGACGAACAACTTGCGCATCATGCGCCTCTTCGCTGAGTCGGTCATGACCCTCTGCGCGGGCCAGATCGATGAGTGTGCGCGAATCGGCGACGAACGGCAGGAGATCGATCGCGATAGCTACTACCGAACGATCGATGCCAAGACCGCGGCGCTCTTCGTCCTGGCCTGCCACGCGGGTGCGATCCTGGGCGAGGCCTCGCTCGCGCAGACCGAGGCCCTCCGGCGGTACGGCCGCCTGCTCGGCCTCGCCTTTCAAATCGTCGACGACGTGCTGGACCTGGTGGGCGACGAGTCCGCGATGGGAAAGCCCGTGGGGAGTGACTTGCGGCAAGGGCTCGTAACCCTACCGGTCATCTATCTCCGGGATGAGATCGCCGAGGATCTATTGCGGCAAGCGTTTTCCGACGACGGCGCGAAGGAGCAAGCGATCGAGCAGATCGCGGACCGCGCTCGAGAGAGCAACGCGGTCCGCCGAGCCTATGCCGAAGCGCGGCA from Chloroflexota bacterium encodes the following:
- a CDS encoding TRC40/GET3/ArsA family transport-energizing ATPase is translated as MRRLRDAFERHPDRRYIMFGGKGGLGKTTFSAATGYWLAKQGKRVLIFSVDPQASLSDIFQQDLFGKGAVPIMPNLWAQEIDADRRIREYQDEIRQKILDMYGFDSVPEEIEQYIQAAAAEPAMEESAIFDAVVDIVVSGEYDYYIYDLVPLGHALYYLSMAKIYDEWISKITKLREEMREYEKVASVMKRQKVLEEDQILGELQYIKGRISTSAQILTDRQKTAFFFVIIPEEMAILDTRKAAELFAKFDVPIAGYVVNRVVPEHLLRGEIPAYLRNRIGMQKGYLDGIRTGFGSQVLAEVPEMERDVTGLAMIDRLAGMMYGD
- a CDS encoding ArsA family ATPase, giving the protein MATDPGNVREATAPLIAESMAAFLTRNPVKYVFFGGKGGVGKTAMAGALALWLAASGKRTMLCSTNPVHSLSSLLGQDVFGRPSLVEGSENLWAYEIDTKETIERSKTEIKEKIQWFLKFAEISTRADEFVESATMNPAFEESAMFENMIDLMFRDEYDAYVFDTAPTANARRLLGMSKVYTLWVDKMLRSREEARSLREMLSFTKKKEEDPLLEYLLGFRDRMAHARALLTDPAKTAFFFVTLPEALPIAVITRFIGWFEEFGIPVGGVVVNMLIDGASVSADAAEFVRNRVAMQNEHMETIAEKFGDSVRAVVPLFETEVRGIAMLGRLSQSLMAHD
- a CDS encoding metallophosphoesterase family protein, translated to MTIWAFVSDIHGNAKALRRADAWCADHRVERIACLGDVIGRGDPESCVEWVIDRADIAVVGNRDRDYLGRVRPELQAVVQSWPNEASAADFVVSHGDPRLHRTLNTRAIGDGFRRAVTAMEERGARLWFFGHTHHARVWRVDGAAVQQIAECRVELRLGALYVVNVGCVGLPLPGKGPPSIVRYDDVAGDVWLVGMGR
- a CDS encoding cysteine desulfurase family protein translates to MKEPTSVYLDHAATTAVDTRVLEAMLPYFVERYGNPSGSYALARDSRRAIDRARDTCASLLGCRAAEVVFTSCGSESNNLAIKGVAFATRERGRHIITSAVEHHAVLHTCEYLERYFGYEITYVPVDGYGRVDPDAVGRAIRPDTVLVSVMLANNEIGTIEPIAEIAAVAHQSRVPVHTDAVQGAASLDLNVDRLGVDLLSLSAHKFQGPKGAGLLFIRRGTPILPQQQGGGQERGLRSGTENTAGIVGIATALELAQEGRVAYASHCQVLRDALIEGVRRNVDDVVVTGHPTERLANNASFAFRGADAEAILMALDAEGIAASAGSACTSGTLEVSHVLKAIDLDDELGGGSLRLTLGMENTMDDVNRVVSVLPGVIDRARAARRMSVG
- a CDS encoding thioredoxin family protein, which encodes MAFISDKDRASIAKMFEENLGNPVRLILFTIPPSPLFIPGRPSCETCKDVQQLIEEIASLSDKLTLEIHNLEREREVAERYGITRVPALLVASGDEGRVRYFGAPAGYEFSTLIQDIQAVSKHQTALSQATRDALAAIDEPIHLQVFVTPT
- a CDS encoding aminopeptidase P family N-terminal domain-containing protein → MDLAGLGDYQVEGFTLAERDRRWQTVRTLMAEAGIDVLIVPTEDDSRYLTQMAFDIGPAIVAPDGPVTALTSRGRVGSAAIAWTPDIRVVSRRWIAGIVERLEELEADRKIIGIVGLDPTVGEPDGRFNYQTLVTLREVFSHARWVGATGLMEEARFIKSPEEIHALERAAAVSDAALIAACAHLARGASDREIAARAVQAAIEAGGDLTTTIEVALRGWTDVGASSPIPIGRTAGEDSTLVVRAEGRYLGYRSRGVQMAAVAPPPPSWMDGATACADAWYRAFDRVRSDRTIREVQAAGEAASAGGIRTGVVIRGQGIGDDFPGPGSVRARDDPRLGRPLAPGACFSITARAQWRDRLGPHLVRWGDTVVVSAAGPRRLGSRDVRIFIGPRPTESQSC
- a CDS encoding glycosyltransferase family 2 protein yields the protein MSGRATDAPHPSITACVIARNEAKNLREGLPGLRWADEVLVLVDAATTDESMAVATPLADRVEQAPFRSFSDFRNRALALASGTWVFFVDADERVSSALAAEIREATSGRGLSTNEPQPTGYWIPRHNVILGRLVRGGGWWPDYQLRLLRRGAATYDPARAVHETVLLNGPSDYLDEPLLHLNYTSIGQIIHKQRRYAELEAESLRTAGARPRVRALVAAPIREFWRRYVVLAGWTDGPIGLLLSVVLAYYAFKTVLIARR
- a CDS encoding glycosyltransferase family 2 protein — translated: MGMRINQHRADPLDSSISPLLPSPIVRDPSDPRVEERPTVSVIVVTYQSEGYVGRCLASIRAHAGMPVETLVVDNASTDATVAEARRFSLATSVITLPANRGFAAAVNVAAPRATGEFLLLLNPDAELLHGALPRLVALTRRCPTVAAAGPQFLFPDGSPQDSAFTYPTLLMTWLEFFPRPARLLRTRLNGRLASTDGRPIRVDHPLGACMLIRRAAWDDVGPLDEAFFLYCEEVDWCVRAKKRGWVVAHVPDAAVVHHGGRSAARARADSIVHLYASRARLHRKHRSPMFRAAARFITTLGLAHVRRQLRRDRTSATDADRDARIAGIERTLHQVR
- a CDS encoding TatD family hydrolase produces the protein MLIDTHAHLSAPEFVDDLPTVLASAQLAGVARIICVGYDVATSRRAIELAEADPRIFATVGVHPNSVAGERSDWQRTVEKLAQHERVVAIGETGLDYYRTFTPVAAQQAALRWHLDLASTMALPIVIHNRESDEDLTRSLLDWAHAQPLPRQRGVLHSFCGSRTMMQSCVDAGFAVSFSGMVTFQNKSLAFMADLVREAPAEALLVETDSPYLAPAPYRGQRNEPARVREVAERVAAIRSVPLAEIEEGTTRNARRIFARIGAAAIA
- a CDS encoding polyprenyl synthetase family protein gives rise to the protein MHSSALRLFTPIEADLLAVEERIERVTDIEPPILRDALRHVMLAPGKRIRPALTIACGRLFRDATASLHSMAAAVEYLHTATLIHDDVVDQPSLRRGAPALYSLVGNSVALLAGDYLFAQAAATASETNNLRIMRLFAESVMTLCAGQIDECARIGDERQEIDRDSYYRTIDAKTAALFVLACHAGAILGEASLAQTEALRRYGRLLGLAFQIVDDVLDLVGDESAMGKPVGSDLRQGLVTLPVIYLRDEIAEDLLRQAFSDDGAKEQAIEQIADRARESNAVRRAYAEARHLCDEAAAELEALPKGSHRELLWELTRTVIDRPS